A window of Deltaproteobacteria bacterium contains these coding sequences:
- a CDS encoding fumarylacetoacetate hydrolase family protein: protein MRIVRFAYQGKTSYGILKDDYIRPLKQPPFDELIETGDAIPRAEARLLAPCQPSKIIALGLNYRDHAAELKMPLPAEPLIFLKPSTAVIGPEAKIVYPSQSNRVDYEAELGVVLGRTAYRVPEAEASAYILGYSCFNDVTARDLQKQDGQFTRSKSFDTFAPLGPWIETEIADPDYLRVEAYINGERRQQGHTQNMVFGVPKLISFISHIMTLLPGDVIATGTPAGIGPMLPGDVVEIVVEGIGTLRNRVVVDSHGQS, encoded by the coding sequence ATGCGGATAGTCCGATTCGCCTATCAAGGGAAAACCAGCTATGGGATTCTCAAGGATGACTACATCCGGCCCCTTAAGCAACCGCCCTTTGACGAGCTTATCGAGACCGGGGACGCCATCCCCCGGGCAGAGGCCCGTCTATTGGCTCCCTGTCAACCCAGCAAGATCATCGCCCTGGGGCTTAACTACCGCGATCACGCTGCAGAATTGAAGATGCCCCTCCCCGCCGAGCCCTTGATTTTTCTCAAACCATCCACCGCGGTCATCGGTCCCGAGGCAAAGATCGTCTATCCGTCACAGTCGAACCGGGTGGATTATGAGGCGGAGTTGGGGGTGGTGCTGGGCCGGACGGCCTACCGGGTCCCCGAAGCAGAAGCCAGCGCCTATATCCTGGGCTATAGCTGCTTTAATGACGTCACCGCTCGGGATTTGCAGAAGCAGGACGGCCAGTTTACCCGGTCCAAAAGCTTTGATACCTTTGCACCCTTAGGCCCCTGGATAGAGACCGAGATTGCCGACCCGGATTATCTGAGGGTTGAAGCTTATATTAACGGCGAGCGCCGCCAGCAAGGCCATACCCAGAATATGGTTTTTGGAGTGCCTAAGCTAATCAGTTTTATCTCTCACATCATGACCCTGCTCCCCGGAGATGTGATTGCCACCGGCACCCCAGCCGGGATAGGGCCGATGCTGCCGGGAGATGTGGTCGAGATTGTGGTGGAAGGCATCGGCACCCTGCGCAACCGGGTGGTCGTTGATAGTCATGGCCAGTCATAA
- the dapB gene encoding 4-hydroxy-tetrahydrodipicolinate reductase, whose amino-acid sequence MIKAIVAGAAGRMGGRIIHMLEAADDIKLAAAFEKTGHPAIGRDVGEVVGLPRQGLPVAGSLTEVLERGEVILDFTHPEASLAHLKQAAPAGKAMVIGTTGFSAPQLEEIQQLAQKARVVLAPNMSVGVNLMFKVVQDIARVLSSGYDVEIIEAHHRLKKDAPSGTAMKLAQLLAQSLNRELDKVGVYERRGMIGERSPEEIGIQTIRAGDIVGEHTVIFGGVGERLEIIHRAHNRDNFARGAVRAANWVVAQPPGFYDMQDVLGLK is encoded by the coding sequence ATGATTAAGGCCATTGTGGCAGGCGCGGCCGGGCGCATGGGCGGCCGCATTATTCACATGCTGGAGGCGGCCGACGATATTAAGCTGGCGGCCGCCTTTGAAAAGACCGGACATCCGGCCATCGGTCGGGATGTGGGGGAAGTGGTCGGCCTACCGCGCCAGGGCCTTCCGGTGGCCGGTAGTCTGACCGAGGTGCTGGAGCGCGGCGAGGTGATTTTAGATTTTACCCATCCGGAGGCGTCTCTGGCCCATCTTAAACAGGCTGCCCCGGCCGGCAAGGCCATGGTCATCGGTACCACCGGGTTTTCTGCCCCACAATTGGAAGAAATCCAACAATTGGCCCAGAAAGCCCGGGTAGTGCTGGCCCCCAACATGAGCGTTGGGGTTAACCTGATGTTCAAGGTAGTCCAGGATATTGCCCGGGTCTTGAGCTCGGGCTATGATGTGGAGATCATTGAGGCCCACCACCGCCTGAAAAAGGATGCCCCCAGTGGCACCGCCATGAAGCTGGCTCAGCTTCTGGCCCAGAGCCTCAACCGGGAACTGGATAAAGTGGGGGTTTATGAACGGCGGGGGATGATCGGCGAACGGTCCCCGGAAGAAATCGGCATCCAGACCATTCGGGCCGGGGATATTGTCGGGGAGCATACGGTTATTTTCGGAGGGGTGGGCGAGCGTCTGGAAATCATCCATCGGGCCCATAACCGCGATAACTTTGCCCGGGGGGCGGTGCGGGCGGCCAACTGGGTCGTGGCGCAACCGCCTGGTTTTTATGATATGCAGGATGTGCTAGGGCTGAAATAA
- a CDS encoding 4-hydroxy-tetrahydrodipicolinate synthase, giving the protein MFQGAIVAIVTPFKNGQLDEEAYRQLIEFQIDNGTHGIVPCGTTGESATLSHAEHKRVVEICLDQVKKRVPVIAGSGSNNTAEALELTKHAQDAGADAALMITPYYNKPTQEGLYQHYKKIAEGTKIPIIVYNVPGRTSLNLLPETVARLAEFPNIVGIKEATGDLKQGAKVVQLCGDKITVLSGDDFTALPLMAVGGKGVISVISNVVPKDMAQMCDAFLGGDLAGARQLHYKMWPLMEAMFFETNPAPAKTALKLMGKITSEVRLPLCSLSAANEEKLRQVMVKYGLIK; this is encoded by the coding sequence ATGTTTCAAGGGGCTATTGTGGCCATTGTGACGCCGTTCAAGAATGGCCAGCTAGACGAAGAGGCCTACCGGCAACTGATCGAGTTCCAGATCGACAACGGTACCCATGGCATCGTACCCTGCGGCACTACGGGCGAGTCCGCTACTCTATCCCATGCGGAACATAAACGGGTAGTGGAAATCTGCCTGGATCAGGTAAAGAAACGGGTGCCGGTGATCGCCGGTTCCGGCTCCAATAACACCGCCGAGGCCCTGGAATTGACCAAACATGCGCAAGACGCCGGGGCCGACGCCGCCCTGATGATTACTCCTTACTACAATAAACCGACCCAAGAGGGTCTGTACCAGCACTATAAAAAGATTGCCGAGGGCACCAAGATTCCCATTATTGTTTACAATGTTCCGGGCCGCACCAGCCTCAATCTGCTGCCCGAAACCGTGGCTCGGCTGGCCGAGTTCCCCAATATAGTGGGGATTAAAGAAGCCACCGGAGATCTGAAGCAGGGGGCCAAAGTCGTCCAGCTCTGCGGCGATAAAATCACCGTGCTGTCCGGCGATGATTTCACTGCCTTGCCGCTGATGGCCGTGGGCGGCAAGGGGGTGATTTCGGTCATCTCCAATGTCGTCCCCAAGGATATGGCCCAGATGTGCGATGCCTTCCTGGGCGGGGATCTGGCCGGGGCGCGACAGTTGCATTATAAAATGTGGCCCCTGATGGAAGCCATGTTTTTTGAAACCAATCCGGCGCCGGCCAAGACCGCCCTCAAGCTGATGGGCAAAATCACCAGCGAGGTCCGGCTGCCGTTGTGCTCCTTGTCTGCCGCCAATGAGGAAAAGCTGCGGCAGGTGATGGTTAAGTATGGATTGATTAAATAA
- a CDS encoding diaminopimelate epimerase, whose product MGRIPFWKMHGSGNDFILIDHRRPVIAEAERRPFVRAVCARKVGVGADGLIFIEPSAKVDFRWRFFNADGSEPEMCGNGGRCAARFAHLNGIAEGKMAFETLAGIVHAEVTGRQVRLEMGAPQDLRQNLTIPLPGQAWTGHFINTGVPHVVLPVADLEAAPVVEVGRAIRYHAMFQPVGTNVNFLSLLGSQEIALRTYERGVEDETLACGTGAVAAALIAARLHGLSSPVSVRPRSGELLRVFFDNQNDGFSAIGLEGEALVVYQGELWTEELQ is encoded by the coding sequence ATGGGACGGATTCCGTTCTGGAAAATGCACGGCAGTGGCAATGATTTCATCCTGATCGACCATCGCCGGCCGGTGATTGCCGAAGCAGAGCGCCGCCCGTTTGTGCGCGCCGTATGCGCCCGTAAAGTCGGGGTCGGGGCGGATGGCTTGATTTTTATCGAGCCTTCAGCTAAGGTAGATTTCCGTTGGCGGTTTTTTAATGCTGACGGCTCCGAACCGGAGATGTGTGGCAATGGCGGGCGCTGCGCTGCCCGTTTTGCCCACCTCAATGGCATTGCTGAGGGAAAAATGGCCTTTGAAACCCTGGCAGGCATCGTCCATGCCGAGGTCACGGGCCGACAGGTCAGACTAGAAATGGGTGCTCCCCAGGATCTAAGGCAAAATTTGACGATCCCGTTGCCGGGGCAAGCCTGGACCGGGCATTTCATCAATACCGGCGTGCCGCATGTGGTCCTGCCGGTGGCTGACCTGGAGGCCGCGCCGGTGGTGGAAGTGGGGCGGGCCATCCGCTATCATGCCATGTTTCAGCCCGTCGGTACCAACGTTAATTTCCTCAGTCTCTTAGGGTCACAGGAGATTGCCCTACGGACCTATGAGCGCGGGGTGGAGGATGAGACCCTGGCCTGCGGGACCGGCGCGGTGGCCGCGGCCCTGATTGCCGCCCGCCTGCACGGTCTCAGTTCCCCGGTCTCGGTGCGTCCCCGGAGTGGGGAACTGCTCAGGGTCTTTTTTGATAACCAGAACGACGGTTTTTCCGCGATCGGCCTGGAGGGTGAGGCCCTGGTGGTCTACCAGGGCGAACTATGGACTGAAGAATTGCAGTAA
- the lysA gene encoding diaminopimelate decarboxylase — translation MHHFHYQQGEMFCEQVAVQDIAAQVGTPFYLYSHATLSHHFRVFDGAFAGIPHLVCFSAKSNSNLAILRIFINLGGGVDIVSGGELYRSLKAGANPARIVYSGVGKRPDELRYALEQNILLFNIESSQELLNLNQIAGQMGKKARIALRVNPDVDPQTHPYISTGLKRNKFGINIDRSLADYRLAQQLPHLEVVGVDCHIGSQLTELEPFIEALRRLKELIRRLEEGKIHIQYLDIGGGLGIQYDQEMPPHPQEYGQAIRQELEGLGCNLILEPGRVIVGNAGILVSRVLYTKDGEEKHFIIVDAAMNDLARPSLYGSYHAVQPVVEKTRPEIVASLVGPICESGDFLAKDRRMPAFQPGELVALMSAGAYGFTMSSNYNSRPRLPEILVHQDEFYVIRERETYEHLIWGEHIPVFLQESSG, via the coding sequence GTGCATCATTTCCATTACCAGCAAGGAGAGATGTTTTGTGAACAGGTGGCGGTACAAGATATTGCCGCCCAAGTGGGCACCCCTTTTTATCTTTACAGCCATGCCACCTTGAGCCACCATTTTCGCGTCTTTGACGGCGCTTTTGCCGGGATCCCTCACCTGGTCTGTTTTTCGGCCAAATCCAATTCCAACCTGGCGATCCTACGCATTTTCATCAATCTGGGGGGCGGGGTAGACATCGTCTCGGGCGGAGAGCTGTACCGGTCGCTGAAGGCCGGGGCCAACCCTGCCAGAATCGTCTATTCCGGGGTGGGCAAGCGTCCAGACGAACTTCGTTATGCCCTGGAGCAGAATATCTTGTTGTTTAACATCGAGTCTTCCCAGGAATTGCTGAATCTTAATCAGATCGCCGGGCAGATGGGCAAAAAGGCCCGCATTGCCTTAAGGGTTAACCCGGATGTGGATCCTCAGACCCACCCCTATATTTCTACCGGCTTGAAGCGTAACAAATTTGGCATCAATATTGACCGCTCACTAGCGGACTACCGTCTGGCCCAGCAGTTGCCCCATCTGGAAGTGGTGGGAGTGGATTGCCACATCGGCTCCCAGCTGACGGAATTAGAGCCTTTCATCGAGGCCTTGCGGCGCTTGAAAGAGTTGATCCGTCGTCTGGAAGAGGGGAAAATCCACATTCAGTATCTGGACATCGGCGGCGGCTTGGGCATTCAGTACGATCAAGAAATGCCCCCGCATCCGCAAGAGTATGGCCAAGCCATCCGCCAAGAGCTGGAAGGCCTGGGCTGTAACCTGATTCTGGAGCCAGGGCGGGTAATTGTCGGCAACGCCGGGATTCTGGTCAGCCGGGTGCTCTACACCAAGGATGGCGAAGAAAAGCATTTTATTATTGTTGATGCGGCCATGAACGATCTGGCCCGGCCCAGTCTTTACGGTTCCTATCATGCCGTCCAGCCGGTGGTGGAGAAAACGCGACCGGAGATCGTCGCCTCATTGGTGGGACCGATCTGTGAATCAGGGGATTTCCTGGCCAAGGATCGCCGCATGCCGGCCTTTCAGCCTGGTGAGTTGGTCGCCCTGATGAGCGCCGGGGCCTATGGCTTTACCATGAGCTCAAATTACAATTCCCGGCCCCGGCTCCCGGAAATTTTAGTGCATCAGGATGAGTTTTATGTTATCAGGGAACGGGAAACCTATGAGCACCTGATCTGGGGGGAGCACATTCCGGTTTTTCTACAGGAATCCTCCGGGTAA
- a CDS encoding fibronectin type III domain-containing protein: MLGSGISACGKKMPPIPPDSILPGPVRDFSVRQQGTSLVLRWLIPRENIEGQPLTEIQGFHLLRGHEQLDRPPSVCPPLLSQLAKIDLAYPQVGEVRGEAVAYQDTDLAPGNRYYYQVVGYDRGGHLGDASAIVKHNWEVLPQAPQGLQVRAGDRVVNLDWNPVTHLVDGQLIPGMVNYRVYRQAPGEDYRLVNQTLLTDNHFQDITVKNDVEYSYLVRAVRQVGEDFLESPNSLEQRAEPQDLTAPAPLWNLVAVPTRQGMALRWEPSPEPDLAGYRVYRRALDEPEFAVLHPGLWTKAYFVDAGVEKDRVYYYYVTAVDNSRRANESPPSEVVEVRY; this comes from the coding sequence TTGCTTGGAAGCGGCATCAGCGCCTGCGGCAAAAAGATGCCGCCCATCCCGCCGGACTCCATATTGCCCGGTCCGGTGCGGGATTTTTCCGTGCGCCAGCAGGGGACTAGTTTAGTATTGCGGTGGCTTATACCTAGGGAGAATATCGAGGGCCAACCTCTGACTGAGATTCAGGGGTTTCACCTGTTGCGCGGCCATGAGCAGCTTGACCGGCCCCCCAGCGTTTGCCCGCCGCTGCTTAGCCAACTGGCAAAAATCGACTTGGCCTATCCCCAGGTAGGGGAAGTACGGGGCGAAGCGGTAGCCTATCAGGACACCGACCTGGCTCCAGGAAATCGTTATTATTACCAGGTAGTGGGTTATGATCGAGGAGGGCATTTGGGGGATGCCTCGGCGATTGTGAAGCATAATTGGGAGGTTCTGCCCCAGGCTCCACAAGGCTTGCAGGTCCGCGCCGGCGATCGGGTGGTAAATCTGGACTGGAACCCAGTGACTCATCTGGTAGACGGTCAGCTAATACCGGGAATGGTTAACTACCGGGTTTACCGGCAGGCCCCGGGGGAAGATTATCGCCTGGTAAATCAGACGCTATTAACAGATAATCATTTTCAGGACATAACCGTGAAAAACGACGTAGAATATAGCTATCTGGTGCGGGCGGTGCGCCAGGTGGGGGAGGATTTTTTGGAAAGCCCCAACTCGTTGGAGCAGCGGGCCGAGCCCCAGGACCTAACCGCCCCGGCCCCGCTGTGGAATCTGGTGGCCGTGCCTACCCGTCAGGGGATGGCATTGCGCTGGGAACCAAGTCCCGAACCCGATCTGGCCGGTTACCGGGTCTACCGTCGGGCCTTAGATGAGCCCGAGTTCGCCGTTCTCCACCCGGGCCTGTGGACCAAGGCCTATTTTGTTGATGCTGGGGTCGAAAAAGATCGAGTTTATTATTACTATGTCACCGCGGTGGATAATTCTCGCCGGGCCAATGAAAGCCCGCCATCGGAAGTCGTCGAAGTCCGTTATTAA
- a CDS encoding argininosuccinate synthase has translation GNVTVVGRKAEKSLYRPELATFEEGEEYQQGDATGFIRLNALRLKIRALLSH, from the coding sequence GGCAATGTCACGGTGGTAGGCCGCAAGGCGGAAAAATCACTTTATCGCCCTGAACTGGCCACTTTTGAGGAAGGGGAAGAATATCAGCAGGGCGACGCCACCGGCTTTATCCGGTTGAATGCCTTGCGGTTGAAGATCAGGGCCTTGCTAAGTCATTAG